GCGCTGCTTCTGGGCGAGCCAGTCCTGGTAGCGCTGCCGCTGCCCCTGCAGGCCGCTGACCTTGGTCTGCGCGGCGTAGAGCTGTTGCTCGACGTCGGACTTGTTCTTCTCGAGCCGGGTGTTCTGCGACGCCTGGTCGTCCTGCGCCCGCACGGCGACCGCCTGCGCGGTGTCGGCGCCGTTCTTGGCCTGCCGCGCGGCGTCCTGCTTCTGCTGGGCGATCTCGGCGGCCTTGCGGGCCGCGGCGTCCTTGTTCGACTTTTCGGTCTGCGCCTGCTGGAGCCGGTCCAGCGCGTTGAGCCGGTCCCCGCCGACGGCGTCGAGGAGCTGGGCGCGGGCGAGCATGTCCTTGGGGCTGTCGGCGCCGAGGTACGCCGAAAGCGAGCCGACCGTGCTGCCCTGCTGGAAGCTGGCGGCGGCGAAGGACTTGAGGTCGGTGCGGGCCTTCTCGATCGCCGCGGCCGCCGCGTCCGCCTCGGTCCGGGCGGCCTTCGCGTCGTTCTCCGCCTGCGCCGCGGCGTCCTGCGCGGTCTGCAGGTCGACCAGGGCCTTGTTGGCCTCTTCCTGTTTGAGCTCGACGTCGTCCCGCAGCTGCGTCAGCTTCTGCTCGGCCTGGGCCAGCTGATTGGTCAGCCGGCCGACCTCACCCGCCTTCGCGTTCGCGTCGGCCTTGCCCGCCTGGATCTCGGAGTCGCTGGGGTTGGGCGGCGGCGGGGGCGCCGCGAGGCCCGTGCCGCCGGCGCCGAACAAGATCACCAGGGCGAGCGTGCTCACGGTGAGTCCACGGCGCGCCTTCCGCACGTCGCGTCCCCCGCGCTGTCCCGCCACGACCGCCACCTCCGCTCACCTGCGCACACCGTGCGTCACTGCAGTCACACCACTATCACAAGCATCAGCGGAAACTTACACACCGTAGGCACCAATTCCCCTCATTGAGGGACCCCCGCATCAGATGGCGCAGCCCACACCGCGTGTCGTCTTGAACCCCAAACAGGACGCGCGTACTGTTTGGGGCACCGCGAGGTGTGGCATCCCCGATCCGGTCCTACGGTGGGGGTGCGCGACACTCGCCCCCACCGAACCCGACCGAACTGACCCGGGAGCCCGGCCGCACCGGCCGCGGCGTCCCCGCCACTGGAGTTAGACGTGACCGCACCTGCCAGCAAGGACAGCTTCGGCGCCAAAGACACGCTGAAGGTCGGCGACGCCTCGTACGAGGTGTTCCGCCTGAACAAGGTCGAGGGCGCCGAGCGGCTGCCCTACAGCCTGAAGATCCTGCTCGAGAACCTGCTGCGCACCGAGGACGGCGCGAACATCACCGCCGACCACATCGGCGCGCTCGCCTCGTGGGACCCGAACGCCGACCCGTCGATCGAGATCCAGTTCACGCCGGCCCGCGTGATCATGCAGGACTTCACCGGCGTGCCCTGCGTCGTCGACCTCGCCACCATGCGCGAGGCGGTCACCGACCTCGGCGGCGACCCCGACAAGGTCAACCCGCTCGCCCCCGCCGAGCTGGTCATCGACCACTCGGTGATCATCGACGTCTTCGGCCGCCCCGACGCCTTCGAGCGCAACGTCGAGATCGAGTACGAGCGCAACCGCGAGCGCTACCAGTTCCTGCGCTGGGGCCAGGGCGCCTTCGACGAGTTCAAGGTCGTCCCGCCGGGCACCGGCATCGTGCACCAGGTCAACATCGAGCACCTCGCGCGCACGGTGATGGCCCGGGGCGGCCAGGCCTACCCCGACTCCTGCGTCGGCACCGACTCGCACACCACTATGGTCAACGGCCTCGGCGTGCTGGGCTGGGGTGTCGGCGGCATCGAGGCCGAGGCCGCCATGCTGGGCCAGCCGGTGTCGATGCTCATCCCGCGCGTCGTCGGCTTCAAGCTGACCGGCGAG
This window of the Amycolatopsis balhimycina FH 1894 genome carries:
- a CDS encoding NlpC/P60 family protein produces the protein MRKARRGLTVSTLALVILFGAGGTGLAAPPPPPNPSDSEIQAGKADANAKAGEVGRLTNQLAQAEQKLTQLRDDVELKQEEANKALVDLQTAQDAAAQAENDAKAARTEADAAAAAIEKARTDLKSFAAASFQQGSTVGSLSAYLGADSPKDMLARAQLLDAVGGDRLNALDRLQQAQTEKSNKDAAARKAAEIAQQKQDAARQAKNGADTAQAVAVRAQDDQASQNTRLEKNKSDVEQQLYAAQTKVSGLQGQRQRYQDWLAQKQREDEERARQAALASAGGGGRPSGGPAPAGPAGSSIEAVIARALSRIGMPYAWGGGNASGPSRGIRDGGVADSYGDYNKIGFDCSGLMIYAFAGVRSLPHYSGYQYSAGRQVPLSRMRRGDLLFWGGPGGIHHVALYLGGGQMVEAPESGLRVRIAPVRYGGIMPYATRLVG